One Nicotiana sylvestris chromosome 12, ASM39365v2, whole genome shotgun sequence genomic window carries:
- the LOC104240504 gene encoding protein WVD2-like 7 isoform X2 yields MGESTSACLVWSFSQPSQERSEGDPLRALTASVSFGRFMNESLAWEKWSSFTHNRYQEEVEKYSRPGSVAEKKAYFEAQFKRAAAKKAAALLEQQNAAVGVSTDLNVTNQINVHSTVDSELTGTSSYVGADEAQREEGDVTNQPIDDSPMKFEFTENGSYGVTEEAQGGEDHLNVTNPNLDHCTTCSELPENSSYVGVEEAQGNDGDNTSSFGSYATHEKSNLELAETENSAEQSYPTENEVKSLNQAENVVVEVNENIVQLKKKKKKTQTKNAFMAGDSVLSLKKKPLSSTSRLTNNNESSKLRSRVKPMTTLPLKVTDNRKNGKDLIDKKRSNPKSLQTLIKFSSHKEETNKTLSPILEKIVNSRLVRSVTKTSKDGKVQETSALASVSGISKRISETPQRENRRTRTKLDQPFCRSDTEKGELLSHSGNFESINENGNRTCSRTVFSPFSLRSEERAAKRREFFQKLEQKPNTKEAKKQQLHAKPKEKATSSSKVLISRAKPNPSIHHERESFTNQTKKEKATSSSKVLISRAKPNPSIHHERESFTNQTKKEKATRSSKVLTSRAKPNAGIQLERESFANQTKKEKATSSSKVLTSRAKPNASIQHERESFTNQMKKEKATSSSKVLTSRAKPIESIHHEREPSSNQMKKEKATICRFKELTSRAKPNASIHHERESSSHQMKKMPQQPCSPKLSRKPVSEVQDNKSRQPWRLLGKPYGSKDVKRENNLPNHFPVKANTE; encoded by the exons ATGGGTGAATCGACTTCAGCTTGTCTTGTATGGTCCTTCTCTCAACCTTCTCAAGAACGCAGTGAG GGAGACCCTTTACGTGCACTAACAGCATCAGTATCATTCGGAAGATTTATGAATGAATCCCTGGCTTGGGAGAAGTGGTCATCGTTTACTCACAATCGGTATCAAGAGGAAGTTGAGAAGTACTCAAGGCCTGGTTCAGTTGCTGAGAAGAAAGCTTACTTTGAGGCTCAATTCAAGAGAGCAGCTGCTAAAAAAGCAGCAGCTTTGCTCGAGCAGCAGAATGCAGCAGTTGGTGTGTCAACTGATCTGAATGTGACAAATCAAATCAATGTTCATTCCACAGTGGACTCTGAGTTGACAGGGACTAGCAGTTATGTGGGTGCTGATGAAGCACAGAGAGAAGAGGGGGATGTGACAAATCAACCCATTGATGATTCCCCAATGAAATTTGAGTTCACAGAGAATGGCAGCTATGGGGTCACTGAAGAAGCACAGGGAGGAGAGGACCATCTAAATGTGACAAATCCAAACCTTGACCATTGCACAACCTGCTCTGAGTTGCCAGAGAATAGCAGCTATGTGGGCGTTGAAGAAGCGCAGGGAAATGATGGGGATAATACATCTTCTTTTGGAAGCTATGCTACTCACGAAAAAAGTAACTTAGAACTTGCTGAGACTGAAAACTCAGCAGAACAATCTTATCCAACAGAGAATGAAGTCAAGTCATTGAATCAGGCGGAAAATGTTGTTGTAGAGGTCAATGAGAATATAGTccaactgaagaagaagaagaagaagacgcaaACAAAG AATGCTTTTATGGCGGGAGACTCTGTGCTTTCACTGAAGAAGAAACCACTGTCCTCAACGAGTAGATTAACAAATAACAACGAATCATCAAAGTTGAGATCTCGTGTCAAACCGATGACAACTCTGCCACTGAAAGTGACTGATAATAGAAAGAATGGAAAAGACTTGATTGACAAAAAGCGGTCAAATCCAAAATCTCTTCAGACGCTAATCAAATTTTCTTCTCACAAAGAGGAAACAAATAAAACATTGTCTCCAATTCTTGAGAAGATAGTGAATTCAAGACTTGTCAGATCCGTCACCAAAACATCTAAAGACGGCAAAGTTCAAGAGACTTCAGCTCTG GCATCTGTAAGTGGGATATCAAAGCGCATTTCTGAAACCCCTCAACGAGAAAATAGAAG GACTAGAACAAAGCTTGACCAACCATTCTGTAGAAGCGACACAGAAAAGGGTGAATTGCTATCACACTCAGG AAATTTCGAATCAATAAACGAGAATGGAAACAGAACATGTTCCCGTACTGTATTTTCTCCTTTCAGCTTAAGAAGTGAAGAAAGAGCAGCAAAACGAAGAGAG TTCTTTCAGAAGCTAGAACAAAAGCCGAACACAAAGGAAGCAAAAAAGCAGCAGTTACATGCAAAACCAAAG GAGAAAGCCACCAGCAGTTCTAAAGTGCTTATATCAAGAGCTAAACCAAATCCAAGCATTCATCATGAAAGAGAATCATTTACCAATCAAACGAAAAAG GAGAAAGCCACCAGCAGTTCTAAAGTGCTTATATCAAGAGCTAAACCAAATCCAAGCATTCATCATGAAAGAGAATCATTTACCAATCAAACGAAAAAG GAGAAAGCCACTAGAAGTTCTAAAGTGCTTACATCAAGAGCTAAACCAAATGCAGGCATTCAGCTTGAAAGAGAATCATTTGCTAATCAAACGAAAAAG GAGAAAGCCACTAGTAGTTCTAAAGTGCTTACATCAAGAGCTAAACCAAATGCAAGCATTCAGCATGAAAGAGAATCATTTACTAATCAAATGAAAAAG GAGAAAGCCACTAGTAGTTCTAAAGTGCTTACATCAAGAGCTAAACCAATTGAAAGCATTCATCATGAAAGAGAACCATCAAGTAATCAAATGAAGAAG GAGAAAGCTACTATTTGTAGGTTTAAAGAGCTTACATCAAGAGCTAAACCAAATGCAAGCATTCATCATGAAAGAGAATCGTCAAGTCATCAAATGAAGAAG ATGCCGCAGCAACCTTGCTCGCCAAAACTCAGTaggaagccagtgtcagaagtcCAGGACAACAAAAGTCGACAACCCTGGAGGCTTTTGGGGAAACCTTATGGATCAAAAGATGTTAAAAGGGAAAACAACCTTCCAAATCATTTCCCAGTGAAAG CTAATACAGAATAA
- the LOC104240504 gene encoding protein WVD2-like 7 isoform X1: MGESTSACLVWSFSQPSQERSEGDPLRALTASVSFGRFMNESLAWEKWSSFTHNRYQEEVEKYSRPGSVAEKKAYFEAQFKRAAAKKAAALLEQQNAAVGVSTDLNVTNQINVHSTVDSELTGTSSYVGADEAQREEGDVTNQPIDDSPMKFEFTENGSYGVTEEAQGGEDHLNVTNPNLDHCTTCSELPENSSYVGVEEAQGNDGDNTSSFGSYATHEKSNLELAETENSAEQSYPTENEVKSLNQAENVVVEVNENIVQLKKKKKKTQTKNAFMAGDSVLSLKKKPLSSTSRLTNNNESSKLRSRVKPMTTLPLKVTDNRKNGKDLIDKKRSNPKSLQTLIKFSSHKEETNKTLSPILEKIVNSRLVRSVTKTSKDGKVQETSALASVSGISKRISETPQRENRRTRTKLDQPFCRSDTEKGELLSHSGNFESINENGNRTCSRTVFSPFSLRSEERAAKRREFFQKLEQKPNTKEAKKQQLHAKPKEKATSSSKVLISRAKPNPSIHHERESFTNQTKKEKATSSSKVLISRAKPNPSIHHERESFTNQTKKEKATRSSKVLTSRAKPNAGIQLERESFANQTKKEKATSSSKVLTSRAKPNASIQHERESFTNQMKKEKATSSSKVLTSRAKPIESIHHEREPSSNQMKKEKATICRFKELTSRAKPNASIHHERESSSHQMKKMPQQPCSPKLSRKPVSEVQDNKSRQPWRLLGKPYGSKDVKRENNLPNHFPVKGRSHNPKSFISGSTQENASPNIQV; this comes from the exons ATGGGTGAATCGACTTCAGCTTGTCTTGTATGGTCCTTCTCTCAACCTTCTCAAGAACGCAGTGAG GGAGACCCTTTACGTGCACTAACAGCATCAGTATCATTCGGAAGATTTATGAATGAATCCCTGGCTTGGGAGAAGTGGTCATCGTTTACTCACAATCGGTATCAAGAGGAAGTTGAGAAGTACTCAAGGCCTGGTTCAGTTGCTGAGAAGAAAGCTTACTTTGAGGCTCAATTCAAGAGAGCAGCTGCTAAAAAAGCAGCAGCTTTGCTCGAGCAGCAGAATGCAGCAGTTGGTGTGTCAACTGATCTGAATGTGACAAATCAAATCAATGTTCATTCCACAGTGGACTCTGAGTTGACAGGGACTAGCAGTTATGTGGGTGCTGATGAAGCACAGAGAGAAGAGGGGGATGTGACAAATCAACCCATTGATGATTCCCCAATGAAATTTGAGTTCACAGAGAATGGCAGCTATGGGGTCACTGAAGAAGCACAGGGAGGAGAGGACCATCTAAATGTGACAAATCCAAACCTTGACCATTGCACAACCTGCTCTGAGTTGCCAGAGAATAGCAGCTATGTGGGCGTTGAAGAAGCGCAGGGAAATGATGGGGATAATACATCTTCTTTTGGAAGCTATGCTACTCACGAAAAAAGTAACTTAGAACTTGCTGAGACTGAAAACTCAGCAGAACAATCTTATCCAACAGAGAATGAAGTCAAGTCATTGAATCAGGCGGAAAATGTTGTTGTAGAGGTCAATGAGAATATAGTccaactgaagaagaagaagaagaagacgcaaACAAAG AATGCTTTTATGGCGGGAGACTCTGTGCTTTCACTGAAGAAGAAACCACTGTCCTCAACGAGTAGATTAACAAATAACAACGAATCATCAAAGTTGAGATCTCGTGTCAAACCGATGACAACTCTGCCACTGAAAGTGACTGATAATAGAAAGAATGGAAAAGACTTGATTGACAAAAAGCGGTCAAATCCAAAATCTCTTCAGACGCTAATCAAATTTTCTTCTCACAAAGAGGAAACAAATAAAACATTGTCTCCAATTCTTGAGAAGATAGTGAATTCAAGACTTGTCAGATCCGTCACCAAAACATCTAAAGACGGCAAAGTTCAAGAGACTTCAGCTCTG GCATCTGTAAGTGGGATATCAAAGCGCATTTCTGAAACCCCTCAACGAGAAAATAGAAG GACTAGAACAAAGCTTGACCAACCATTCTGTAGAAGCGACACAGAAAAGGGTGAATTGCTATCACACTCAGG AAATTTCGAATCAATAAACGAGAATGGAAACAGAACATGTTCCCGTACTGTATTTTCTCCTTTCAGCTTAAGAAGTGAAGAAAGAGCAGCAAAACGAAGAGAG TTCTTTCAGAAGCTAGAACAAAAGCCGAACACAAAGGAAGCAAAAAAGCAGCAGTTACATGCAAAACCAAAG GAGAAAGCCACCAGCAGTTCTAAAGTGCTTATATCAAGAGCTAAACCAAATCCAAGCATTCATCATGAAAGAGAATCATTTACCAATCAAACGAAAAAG GAGAAAGCCACCAGCAGTTCTAAAGTGCTTATATCAAGAGCTAAACCAAATCCAAGCATTCATCATGAAAGAGAATCATTTACCAATCAAACGAAAAAG GAGAAAGCCACTAGAAGTTCTAAAGTGCTTACATCAAGAGCTAAACCAAATGCAGGCATTCAGCTTGAAAGAGAATCATTTGCTAATCAAACGAAAAAG GAGAAAGCCACTAGTAGTTCTAAAGTGCTTACATCAAGAGCTAAACCAAATGCAAGCATTCAGCATGAAAGAGAATCATTTACTAATCAAATGAAAAAG GAGAAAGCCACTAGTAGTTCTAAAGTGCTTACATCAAGAGCTAAACCAATTGAAAGCATTCATCATGAAAGAGAACCATCAAGTAATCAAATGAAGAAG GAGAAAGCTACTATTTGTAGGTTTAAAGAGCTTACATCAAGAGCTAAACCAAATGCAAGCATTCATCATGAAAGAGAATCGTCAAGTCATCAAATGAAGAAG ATGCCGCAGCAACCTTGCTCGCCAAAACTCAGTaggaagccagtgtcagaagtcCAGGACAACAAAAGTCGACAACCCTGGAGGCTTTTGGGGAAACCTTATGGATCAAAAGATGTTAAAAGGGAAAACAACCTTCCAAATCATTTCCCAGTGAAAGGTAGATCACACAATCCCAAATCATTTATCAGTGGGAGTACGCAGGAAAATGCTTCGCCAAATATCCAAGTTTAA
- the LOC138883149 gene encoding uncharacterized protein — protein MTLYHPQASDQVEVSNREIKSILSKTVNANWTDWSKKIDNALWAYRASYKTPIGMSPYQLVFRKACHFPVELEHKSMWALKKLNLDWDVAANLRVAHLNELDEFLYHAYASSSLLRMFPEKLKSKWSAPSEIVGVILFGALDLKNKNNKVFRVNGHRVNHYLVKVGDSHVVAVIHLN, from the exons atgacTCTTTATCATCCACAAGCTAGCgatcaagtggaagtctccaaccgggagataaagagtattttgtccaaaacagtGAATGCTAACTGGACAGATTGGTCCAAGAAGATTGATAATGCATTATGGGCCTACCGGGCGTCTTACAAAACACCTATTGGAATGTCACCGTACCAGTTGGTGTTTCGGAAAGCTTGTCACTTTCCGGTGGAACTTGAGCACAAGTCCATGTGGGCtctaaagaagttgaatcttgattggGATGTAGCTGCTAACTTGAGGGTTGCACATTTGAATGAATTGGATGAGTTCCTGTACCATGCTTATGCAAGTTCATCTTT GTTGAGGATGTTTCCTGAGAAGCTAAAGTCTAAATGGAGTGCTCCTTCTGAAATTGTGGGTGTGATACTTtttggtgcattggacttgaagaacaaaaacaaTAAAGTATTCCgagtcaatggtcaccgggtAAACCACTACTTGGTAAAAGTTGGAGATAGCCACGTCGTGGCGGTCATTCATTTGAATTGA